TGGGGATCAGGCGTGTCATTTGAGTCTCCGCAGGGCCGAGGGCGTAGGGCTGCCCTCGGTCAGTTCACGCAGGGCGGCACGGGCACGCGACAGGCGCGACATCACGGTGCCGATGGGGATGCCAAGCGTCTCGGCCGCCTCCTTGTAGCTCAGGCCCTCGACACTGACCAGCAACAGCAATGCCCGTTGCTCAGGCGACAAGCGGGCGAAAGCCTGCAGGTCAGCCTGGGCCAGCACGATGCTCTCGATCTCGCCGCCCGCCGGTTCCTCGGCCTGGCCCCGACCGAACCAGGCCAGCCAGCGCGCATGCAGGCGCTCGCGGCGCTTGCCGTCGAGAAACAGCCGGTAAAGGATGGTGAACAGCCAGGGGCGCAGGCTGTCGGCGTCACGCTGCTGGCCGCGCCGGCTCAAGGCGCGCTCGACCGTGGCCTGGACCAGGTCGTCGGCGGTACCGGGCTCGCGGGTCAGCCACAGGGCGAAGCGGCGCAGGCGCTGCAACAGCTCGCGCCATTGTTGATCGTCCAAGTCGTGCATGGTCGGGTTCCGGGGCCCTGCGGGCTGTCAGTGTACAAGGCAGACGCGCGGGTACGGAATCTATTCCCCCGCCGGGAATAAATCGTTTACCCCTGCGTCGTACCGGTTCATTCCACCTGACCGGACCGTTCCCATGACAACTCCCTTGCACGGCCCCGCCAAGGCCCTGCGCCTGGCCGCCATCGCTGCCACATTGGCCGCCCTGGGCGCAGGTTTCGCCTACGCCGCCGGCTGGATCGGCGCGCCAAGGCTGACCCCGCAACGCATCATCGACACCTTCGAAGCCCAGGCCGGCCACCACCCCGGCTACCGGAAGAACCATGCCAAGGGCCTGTGTGTCAGCGGTTACTTCCAGGCCAGCGGCCAGGCCGCCTCGCTGTCCAGCGCCCGGGTATTCAGCCAGCAGAAGGTGCCGGTGATCGGCCGCTTCGCCATCGGCGGCGCCAATCCGTTCGCGCCGGACACCGCCATACCGGTGCGCAGTCTGGCGGTGCAGTTGACCAGCGACGACGGCCAGGTCTGGCGCACCGGCATGAACAATCCGCCGGTGCTGGCCGTGAGCACGGTCGAAGGTTTCTATGAACAAGTCCTGGCCGGCACCCCGGACCCGGCCACCGGCAAACCCGACCCGTCCAGGCTGCAAGCCTTCTTCGCCGACCACCCGGAGAGCGCGGCGTTTCGCCAATGGGCGGCCAGCTACAAGCCCAGCGACAGTTTCGCCAACACCGCCTACAACAGCATCAACGCCTTCCGCCTGATCGATGCCCAAGGCCAGGCGCACCCCGTGCGCTGGGCACTGGAGCCGCAGGCGGCCTACGCCGCCTTGCCCGCTCAGGTCGATGACAAGCAGTTCCTGCAGCACGACCTGCAGCAACGTCTGGCGCAGGGCCCGCTGCGCTGGACCCTGCGCCTGACCCTGGCCGAGCCCGGCGACCCGGTAGACGACCCGGCCCGCCCCTGGCCCGCCGAACGCCGCAGCCTCGATGCCGGCACCCTGGTCCTGGAACGGGTCGACGGCCCCGAGCAAGGCGCCTGCCGCGACCTGAACTTCGACCCGCTGATCCTGCCCCACGGCATCGAACCTTCCGCCGACCCGATCCTCGCCGCCCGCTCGGCCGCCTATTCGGTGTCGTTCAACCGCCGCAGCCACGAGTCGCTGACCGAAGGAGCCCGCCCATGAGCGCCACTGCCTTTCACCCCCTGGCCCGGCTGCTGCACTGGCTGATGGCCGTGCTGATCCTGGCCATGCTGTTCATCGGCGTGAGCATGGTCGCCGACCTGTCGCCACGCCACCCGTGGCTGGTCGAGCTGCACAAGGCCACCGGCCTGGCCCTGCTGGTGCTGGTGATCCTGCGCATCGTCCTGCGCCTGAGCCTGGCGCACCCGCCGCTGCCTCGCGACTTGCCCGCCCTGCAGCGCCTGGCAGCCGGCGCCTCGCACCTGCTGTTGTATGGGCTGATGCTGGCGATGCCGCTGCTCGGCTGGGCGATGCTCTCGGCAGGCGGCTACCCCCGCCCGTTGCAACTGCCCGCCATCGCTCCCCACGACCTGCAGCTCTACGCAGTGCTGCGCCAGGCCCACGGCTGGGCCGGCTACCTGCTGTTCGCCACGGTGCTCGCGCACCTGGGCGCAGCCTTGGTGCATGGCCTGGTGCGCCGCGACGGCGTCTTGCGTAGCATGTGGCCAGGCCCGTTGCGTCGCGGTGAGTGAGCTCCGCCAGGGCTCGACAATTGTAAATAATAATTACTAACATCGGCGCTCATTTCGTCGAA
This sequence is a window from Pseudomonas maumuensis. Protein-coding genes within it:
- a CDS encoding sigma-70 family RNA polymerase sigma factor translates to MHDLDDQQWRELLQRLRRFALWLTREPGTADDLVQATVERALSRRGQQRDADSLRPWLFTILYRLFLDGKRRERLHARWLAWFGRGQAEEPAGGEIESIVLAQADLQAFARLSPEQRALLLLVSVEGLSYKEAAETLGIPIGTVMSRLSRARAALRELTEGSPTPSALRRLK
- a CDS encoding catalase family peroxidase produces the protein MTTPLHGPAKALRLAAIAATLAALGAGFAYAAGWIGAPRLTPQRIIDTFEAQAGHHPGYRKNHAKGLCVSGYFQASGQAASLSSARVFSQQKVPVIGRFAIGGANPFAPDTAIPVRSLAVQLTSDDGQVWRTGMNNPPVLAVSTVEGFYEQVLAGTPDPATGKPDPSRLQAFFADHPESAAFRQWAASYKPSDSFANTAYNSINAFRLIDAQGQAHPVRWALEPQAAYAALPAQVDDKQFLQHDLQQRLAQGPLRWTLRLTLAEPGDPVDDPARPWPAERRSLDAGTLVLERVDGPEQGACRDLNFDPLILPHGIEPSADPILAARSAAYSVSFNRRSHESLTEGARP
- a CDS encoding cytochrome b, translating into MSATAFHPLARLLHWLMAVLILAMLFIGVSMVADLSPRHPWLVELHKATGLALLVLVILRIVLRLSLAHPPLPRDLPALQRLAAGASHLLLYGLMLAMPLLGWAMLSAGGYPRPLQLPAIAPHDLQLYAVLRQAHGWAGYLLFATVLAHLGAALVHGLVRRDGVLRSMWPGPLRRGE